GAAAATAGACAAGATCCTGGAAATAGTCTCGAAGAAGCTTGGAAAGACGGAAAAAGAGGCCTGGGAGCAAGTGGCGTGGAAGCTCGAGAACAAGTACGGAGACGTGTTCGAGGCTTTGCAGAGGGTTAGCAGGGAAGGGGAGAAGGTACTCTTGGACGCAGGCGTGCCAGAGGTCTGGGTAAAGCCTTTGATGGAGGAGGCAATGAAGCACGTGGAGGAGAAGAGGTACAAGGAGTCTCAAGTGGTAGTGGCAAAGACTAACGACCCCTACGGGGTGGAGAAGATAAGAAAGCTCTTCAGCGAGGCGGTGCCCAAGGAGAACGGCGTGAGTGTTAAGATCTACAGCATCGGAGCACCTAGGTATAGGATAGACGTGGTAGGCACTGACCCAAAGGAGCTGTCCAGGCTACTCGAGGAGGTTATTGACAGCCTTAAGGAAAAGTCTAAAGAGATCGGCGTAGAGTTTAGCGTGGCTAAAGCCTAACCCTTTTTAACCGGCTTTCCCTCCTTTTCCGCATGAAGTGGAAGTTAAGGAAGTGTGTTTTCGACGGCGCCTACACTTTTGAGGAGAAGTGCCCAAAGTGCGGTAGCCCTACTGTTGTCCCACATCCACCTAGGTTTTCGCCCGAGGACAAGTACGTTAAGTACAGACTGGAGGTAAAAAAGGGGAGGAAGTTTAACTGCTAGAGTTTGTCACTACTGTAACGTGGGGCATGTAGCCTGGTTGTACGAACTCGTACACCATTACCATTATATAGACTATGTAGCCGTTAGACGGGTTAGAGTAAAGCGGGTAAAGGGCTATGTAAACAGGAGCAAAGTACTGCATGTGGACTGGTGGCAACACTACACCGCTTGAGAGGCCAGTAGCTGTGAACGTGACGCTGAAGGGAGCTACAACCGGGTAACCGAGAGTCTGCACTGCTTGTATGAACATCTGTACTATCAACGACTGGTAAGCCTTAGGAGTCCACGCCAACACGTAGGACTGGGCCACGTAGTTCTCCAAGGTAGCCGCTTCTGACGCCGTGGCAGGGTTGGAGCCATAGGTCTGGTTTATGGCTGATATTTGATCCTCGATTAGGGTCGAGTTTACGTACTCGTTTATTGGGTACCCTGCTATGGTCGTCATGGCTCCCATGGCCTTTCCTATATCTCCCAGGCTAGTGGTGTAGCCTAAGAAGGGGCCTCCAAGGTCTACCGGGTAGCCTATGAAAGCGTCAGCCCTAAACTGTCCGTTGGAGAAGGAATAGCTTACTGTTATTGCATCGTACGCGACTACATAGGCAGGGGTCTGCTCTGGACTCCCGTTATATGGCCTAATGTGGAAGTCGTTCATCAGCACGTTTGCCGCAAAGCTCTCGTTGTTAAGGAACATTTCCGCCATCAACTTGATCTGCGTCCCGTTTAGCGTATTGTTCTCGTCTATCACCGATCTATTACCTACGACCTCTATCCAGTAGCCGTAGTCCCACCAGCTCAAGATGAAGGAGTGCTGGGGCGTGTTCTCCCTTATCCAGTTGAGCGCCTCAACCCAAGCGTAATTAGGTACAGGGTAGGGAGAAGCTGAAGTGACTATTGCGTTGGGTTCGTTGCTGAACATGATGGCAGAGGACGCGTCAGCTACCATGGAGAGCCCCACGAAGGCCAGGAAAAGCACTGGGACTAGCCTATTTCCGCTCTCCCTTATCTTTGAAACTATGAAGGCCACGCCTGCCCCGGCCAGTGGGGCGACCATGTAAGCGGTATAGTTGAACAAGTAGGGCTGTTCGGAGGTACCGTAAATGCTGACCACTCCAAGCACCATTAGCCAGACTGCAGACAAGTTACCGTTCCTTATTGCGTAGTATATCCCAAGGATAGAAAGGAAGATGGATATGCCGAAGTCCTGCAACATGGCGGAAATTGACTGCGGGATGTACTCTGCCACGGTCTTGTCAATTGGGACGGTTATTTGGAAGAATGGGTTTATGATAGCGTAGTACCTGGACGGAATTGGGGTAACTCCTATATAAGATAGGCCCGCTATCCCTATAACGAAGAGGAAAACCAGCACAGCGGTAATTATGAGGGACCTAGAGTCGGCAATCTCCTTTGGTATAACCTGCTTGAGGTAGAGGTCCAAGAACAGCAACAGCCCTACTAGCAGTAACGAGAACCCGTGGGCTAGGCCAGACATAAAGCCTATGCTGTTCGGGGCAAACGACGTTAAGAAGGCCGTAACTAGGGCCATTAACGTGAAGGACTTTGCAGTTGGTAGGTCGTTCCTGTTCAGGAGTATTATGAGGAATGCGCCAGCTAGCAAGCTTAGGTCAATGTACGTAGAGCCTCCCCAGCTTATCTCAGCCAGGAACAGGGGTAGTCCGGCTAGAGCTCCGTAGGCTGGTCTCTTTTTCTCTATGGCGTAATTTAGCAGGTAGATGGAGAAGAGCACGAATACGCCTCCCCAAGAGTCCTTAGGCAGACCGCCCACTATGTTCTTGTAGGTCAGGGCCGGGGACACAGCTATGACTATTGACGCTATTAGTGCGCCCATCCTGCTCTTGGTTATCCCGTCTACTGCCAAGTAAGTTGCCACAACCCCCAAGCCTGCAAGGGCTATGTCCATGAACATGGTGACAGTGTAGACAGCGTTGGCGCCCAGGTAAGAGAACGGCAATGAAAGCAACGAAACGATAAAGGGAAGACCTATGGTATCCCCTAACTCTATGAAATAGCCCCATGGGTACCACGCGTGGACGTCTGGGGGCACCGCGTACCAGTTTCCGTGTGCTTGGGAGATGAGCAAAGCGTTGTAGAACAAGTACCACGAGTCGAAGCCGTTTATGGCGAGGGGCCAGTCAGCGCTGAGCGTCCTTATAAGTATGGAGACAAGGGTTATGGAGGTGACAGCCAAGGTGTCGATAACTGTAGTCCTCCTCAAGATCCGAGAAACGCCCTTTATTGACTGCATAAGCAAAATGCTGTTGCATGTTTTATAAGCTTATTCCAGAAGTGGGCCCGGAGGGATTTGAACCCTCGACCTCCCGGTTTCTGAGCATGGATATCAGCCGGGCGCTCTAGCCATGCTAAGCTACGGGCCCACTATATTGATTAGCCCGATCAACTTTTTTAAATCTTGTCATCTTTACATTAAGCGTACATTGCGAGCGAGTAGAGAAAAAGCTAGGCCAGCAAACTCAGTTCCCGTGTTTTATTTATACTTTACTAGTAGTGAATAAATATGCTTATACTAAAATAAAGATGAATAACACTTCTATCAAGATATACTAAAAAATATTAAAAAAGAAGGATCGATAAACGGAGGACAAGATGAATGAATTTAAAATAATTGGAGAAATTTATAAAAAGCATTCATGAGAATTTAGAGAATTGTTTTTAAACAGTTTATAGTTTTTCTCTTCTTGGTACAAAATGGGAACTTGGTACAAGATGGGAAACAACCACAAGAAATTGTTTATCCTGTCCGTCCTTTTATTGCCAATAATGTTCAGTTTAATATCCATTTCTTCAACGGGAAACGTAACCCAAGAGATACAATCGCTAAACGCCTCCATTGCAGCGTTAACCAACCACACCGCTGACTACCCAGCAGTGGCAGTCCCCTCTTGGTTGGACACCGGTAGCAACTCGTGGATGCTAACAGCAGCTACATTCGTAGGCCTCCAGAGCGTCCCAGGAGTAGCTCTTTATTACGCTGGTCTGTCCAAGAAGAAGTACGCCGTTAACAGCGCACTGATGGTCTTCTACGCGTTTGCGGCCGTGTTAATAGTCTGGATAATAGCTGGATACAACTTCGGCTTTGGAAAGCCTACTCTAGAGATTAACGGCTACGGCATACTAGGCACTCCCCTGCCTGCGTGGCCCGGTAGCTACGAGGGATCCCAGACCATATACGGGCCTGCAAACACTCCTTTGGACATCCCGACCTCTACATACATATTCTTCCAGTTTGTCTTCGCCGCAATAACCCCTGTACTACTGGCTGGTGGGGTGCTAGAAAGGATGAACTTCAAGGCATGGATGCTGTTTGTGCCTTTCTGGTCTCTCCTGGTGTACAGCCCCGTTGCGTACTGGCTCTTCGCTGGTGGGTGGCTTAACCAACTTGGAGCTGTTGACTTCTCAGGAGGTTACGTGATACACGTTGATGCCGGAGTTGGAGCGCTTGCAGCAGCGTTGGCAGTTGGACCCAGGCTGGCATCTGAGAGGAAACTCGAAGCGCACAGCTTACCGCTAGTCTTGGCTGGGGCAGGACTCATATGGCTAGGTTGGGACGGGTTCAACGGGGGTGACCCAGGAGGAGCGACAATAGACGCCGCAATAGCTGTGCTCAACACTAACATAGCTACCGCCGCGAGCGCCATAACTTGGATGCTGATGGACATAACATTCTTCAAGAAGCCCACGCTTGTTGGGGCGACTAGTGGAGCAATAACTGGACTAGTGGCAATAACCCCCGCAGCAGGTTACGTCAACGGGCTCTACGCCATACTTATAGGCATAGCTTCCGGCTCTATACCGTGGTTAGCTCTGTACAAGTTGGAGCCGAAGCTGAAGGTTGACGACACCTTGGGCGTGTTCTCCACCCACGGAATAGCGGGTATAGTAGGAGGAATACTCACCGGAGTTTTCGCAGACCCCAACGTGACAAAGTACGTGGACCCGGTCCTAGTAGGTGGGCTTTACGGCAACTGGGCACAAGTAGGGATACAAGCCTTGGGAGCAGCAGTGGTGTTCGTCTACGACTTCGCGATAACGTTTGGGCTATTGAAGCTCATAGGCCTATTCATACCTCTACAGGCGCCTCCTGACACCCTACAAGTTGGAGACTACGCAATACACGGAGAAGTTGCCTACTCTGAGCTACTGGCAACGCTGCCTAGTGCCAAAGAAGAAGAGGTAAAGAAAGAGGTCGCCAAGAACCCGAAGGAGGACAAACAGGAGGGTAAGTGAGAGTCAGAGCTGCAGTGTTTTCTTCACTACTCAAGCCGCCCATCGCTCATCATAAGTCATTTTTCCTGCTTTTCCATTTTTGTAGGTTCGTTTAAATTTAAATATCTTCTGTCCAAGAGTAGTGTAGTGGGCCGGTAGCTCAGCCTGGAAGAGTGCGCGGTTCGCACCCGCGAGGTCCCGGGTTCAAATCCCGGCCGGTCCACTCAGCGACGAACCCTTCTCTATCCCTTTGCATCTTTACACGAAAGTCTCCGCGTACTCTATCTTAAGTAATTGGGCTGGCTCCTCGCCAATATTTGAGTCCCGTACTTTAAAACCCAGGAAATCACCGTTAAGGAGCCATGGCACTTCCTCAATGACCTCTCAGGCTCCACCGCGCTAGATTGCGAGCATCAGAGCACGCACGAGAAAGAGGAAATCTGGACGAGGAAGTGCCTAAGACTCCGTGTCTTGAGTTTACCTTAGCCTTTACACCTTTCACTACGGCTTCCAGTCGACCAAATCCTCATTGCTCAACCTTTGGTGCTCTCGTTTACGCTTTAACTTCTGTGCAACGCTATAGTCATGCAGTGTATTCCCCCAAACCCGCCCGTGATCTCTCCCACGTCTGTCACCACGTAATCTATGCCCAGCTCTCTTACCTCCCTTTTCCTAGGGAAGAACGAGTTGTCGACCTTCAGCCTAGAGTACTCCCCCCTTACCTCCTCCAGTAACTTAGCGTACCCCCTCCTCTGCAGATAGGACATAACGTTCTTTGAGTTTACCTCCGAGTCCAGGGCTAGGATTTTGCCGTTGTCAACCGTAAGGAAGTTGGTGGAGTAAGCGATCTGCTCGAGTAGGCTCACCTCAACCAGCGTGAAGCCCTTCTCCTTGAAGAACTCCAGCAAGTTAGTCCTCCTCTTCAGCACGTAGCCCCTCTCCCCCAGCTCAAAGACCTCAGTAGTCGCAGTCTCAAGCGTCTTCCTGTTGCCGACTACCACTCCCTCCATTGGCGCGTTCAAGTACATGTCCAAGTGCATTGCCAGCATGTAGTCGTTCTCGTGGACTGAGGGGTTGTACACCACTGCGATCTCGTTGAACCCCGTAGCTTCAGCCACTTGAAACGCTCCCGCAATGCTAGTCCTGTCTCCGACTCCAAGTACTGCAAAGTCGCCAAAGGGCATGTAGTCCCCGCCCTCCGCGAATGCCGGTTCGGTTACCTCCTTTATCACGCGTTCCGAAAGCCCTTTCAATGCTAGCTTCACCAAGGTCGTCTCCCTAGCCCTTATCCTCTTGCTCATCCTCCCTATCACTACCCCCCTGTCAGTGACTACTGCTTGGTCCCTCGTGAAATACAAGTTGGCTAAGGGCTCCTCGTTGATGACCCTCGGCGTCGATTCCTCAGTGCCCAACGCCTTGTGGGTTAATACAGTGGGCTTGAGGAGGATAACGTTAAATATGGTCTCGGGGTCCAGCCTTTCCACG
The Candidatus Aramenus sp. CH1 DNA segment above includes these coding regions:
- a CDS encoding translation initiation factor IF-2 subunit alpha — translated: MIYNRHPLPREGDVLIATVKQIFDYGAYVSLDEYGGLQAFLPWSEISTRWVKNIRDVIKEDRKVVVKVIRIDRRKGTVDVSLKKVNDDEKRKKNLEWKKLQKIDKILEIVSKKLGKTEKEAWEQVAWKLENKYGDVFEALQRVSREGEKVLLDAGVPEVWVKPLMEEAMKHVEEKRYKESQVVVAKTNDPYGVEKIRKLFSEAVPKENGVSVKIYSIGAPRYRIDVVGTDPKELSRLLEEVIDSLKEKSKEIGVEFSVAKA
- a CDS encoding RNA-protein complex protein Nop10; its protein translation is MKWKLRKCVFDGAYTFEEKCPKCGSPTVVPHPPRFSPEDKYVKYRLEVKKGRKFNC
- a CDS encoding peptide transporter; amino-acid sequence: MQSIKGVSRILRRTTVIDTLAVTSITLVSILIRTLSADWPLAINGFDSWYLFYNALLISQAHGNWYAVPPDVHAWYPWGYFIELGDTIGLPFIVSLLSLPFSYLGANAVYTVTMFMDIALAGLGVVATYLAVDGITKSRMGALIASIVIAVSPALTYKNIVGGLPKDSWGGVFVLFSIYLLNYAIEKKRPAYGALAGLPLFLAEISWGGSTYIDLSLLAGAFLIILLNRNDLPTAKSFTLMALVTAFLTSFAPNSIGFMSGLAHGFSLLLVGLLLFLDLYLKQVIPKEIADSRSLIITAVLVFLFVIGIAGLSYIGVTPIPSRYYAIINPFFQITVPIDKTVAEYIPQSISAMLQDFGISIFLSILGIYYAIRNGNLSAVWLMVLGVVSIYGTSEQPYLFNYTAYMVAPLAGAGVAFIVSKIRESGNRLVPVLFLAFVGLSMVADASSAIMFSNEPNAIVTSASPYPVPNYAWVEALNWIRENTPQHSFILSWWDYGYWIEVVGNRSVIDENNTLNGTQIKLMAEMFLNNESFAANVLMNDFHIRPYNGSPEQTPAYVVAYDAITVSYSFSNGQFRADAFIGYPVDLGGPFLGYTTSLGDIGKAMGAMTTIAGYPINEYVNSTLIEDQISAINQTYGSNPATASEAATLENYVAQSYVLAWTPKAYQSLIVQMFIQAVQTLGYPVVAPFSVTFTATGLSSGVVLPPVHMQYFAPVYIALYPLYSNPSNGYIVYIMVMVYEFVQPGYMPHVTVVTNSSS
- a CDS encoding arginine deiminase family protein, with protein sequence MSAIKAEWQRLRTVMVHEPGIEMFYGILDPESFLYMRRFDFSKAVEEHRRMQGTLWEMGVRVYKLKDVIVERAKNDKSFLQELSSESLNYIRFEGEGDLEGEVREFKRDVERLDPETIFNVILLKPTVLTHKALGTEESTPRVINEEPLANLYFTRDQAVVTDRGVVIGRMSKRIRARETTLVKLALKGLSERVIKEVTEPAFAEGGDYMPFGDFAVLGVGDRTSIAGAFQVAEATGFNEIAVVYNPSVHENDYMLAMHLDMYLNAPMEGVVVGNRKTLETATTEVFELGERGYVLKRRTNLLEFFKEKGFTLVEVSLLEQIAYSTNFLTVDNGKILALDSEVNSKNVMSYLQRRGYAKLLEEVRGEYSRLKVDNSFFPRKREVRELGIDYVVTDVGEITGGFGGIHCMTIALHRS
- a CDS encoding ammonium transporter codes for the protein MGNNHKKLFILSVLLLPIMFSLISISSTGNVTQEIQSLNASIAALTNHTADYPAVAVPSWLDTGSNSWMLTAATFVGLQSVPGVALYYAGLSKKKYAVNSALMVFYAFAAVLIVWIIAGYNFGFGKPTLEINGYGILGTPLPAWPGSYEGSQTIYGPANTPLDIPTSTYIFFQFVFAAITPVLLAGGVLERMNFKAWMLFVPFWSLLVYSPVAYWLFAGGWLNQLGAVDFSGGYVIHVDAGVGALAAALAVGPRLASERKLEAHSLPLVLAGAGLIWLGWDGFNGGDPGGATIDAAIAVLNTNIATAASAITWMLMDITFFKKPTLVGATSGAITGLVAITPAAGYVNGLYAILIGIASGSIPWLALYKLEPKLKVDDTLGVFSTHGIAGIVGGILTGVFADPNVTKYVDPVLVGGLYGNWAQVGIQALGAAVVFVYDFAITFGLLKLIGLFIPLQAPPDTLQVGDYAIHGEVAYSELLATLPSAKEEEVKKEVAKNPKEDKQEGK